Part of the Amia ocellicauda isolate fAmiCal2 chromosome 18, fAmiCal2.hap1, whole genome shotgun sequence genome, caaatctgacatttaaattacagtagAAGTTCACAtttacagtttaattaaaaagcatGACTGGTGAGAATGTCCCAGCTGTGCAGTATTTTAAATCCACCATTATCCACCATAATCACACAATGCAATAAAGAAGTGTTATTGAAGTTAAATGCAAGAGCTTCATGTGTATCTGGGCAATGCTAAACATGTGAATTGGATGGATCTGCAAAGGAATGCTATTTTACTGGTGAGTAAGGAGACAGTTCCAGTGATTGTTGAATTggacaacaaacaaacataggGGGACTAGATCCTACTTCTACATTCAAGCCATTTTACAGTAAATTTAACAACAAAATTACATCAAATTTCACCAACATTAGATTTCTTTAGACTTCAGATCTGGTCTTATTATGGTCTTATTATGGTCTTATTTAAAAGGAGAAAGGCACCTTAATTGGGATGAGATTGGCAGGGTTTCGTCTGCGGCAGCGGTTTACTTCAATGGTGCGTCTCTTCTTGGGAGCAGCCATCCAGAAAATGTTATCCAGAAAACTGGGAACTTCATCCTGTTCAAGTGTGGACTTGGGCTGGGGGAGGAGACAGGGACCCTGTACAGCCAAAGCGGGGACTATAAACCAAAATGGGATAACAGCAAGAGACCACGGGTTATTCAAAGGTTTACCATAAAGCAAATACTTCTGCACTGCAGACACAAAATACCACTGTAGGAGAGTGGGACACtttccatttaaaattaattaccaTTTATATAATATAGCACCACAAACCTTAATCAATTAATGCATCTATTTTGAGAAAATATCAAACGTACACACACAGTATAAGAAAAATGCATGTTGAACTAAATTGCAACACTTGTTGGTCTATATGCTTTGCATGATTCTTGTCCAGCAGTATACCTGTTCATGctacaaaaatccagaaaatacTCATCACAGCTTCAATTGAGAAATAGAAACAGTACATCAGGGGTGGATGAACCAAACAGTATAATATTCAGAGCATTGAGCCACTTTATATTGAGAACCTACTGCAGGAAGAACTAACACAAGGGAAATCTGAGCTGAAACGGCGCAGAGGCAGTTAATACACAATCGGGtatgaaataacacaaataagagCTGAGGAGCAGGAGAAATAAAATACGACTTTAAATCAACGGATTTGATCATCTTTAAAATATGCTTTACGTCTATAGTAGGAAGTGCAGGTGTGCCAGGGAACTAGGAGAAATACAGATTGAGACGATCGTCAGCTACGGGTCGTCAAACATCAACTGCATATGCTTAAAGAGAATAGTGGATATATGTAGTTTGTGTGTGATTtaagaataaaaatacattcataataaaAGCATATTATTCTAGTCAAGGACGTAAATGAGGATCTGCTGCATACTGATGAGTGTTATGGCTCTTGGTGGAAATGCTGCACTAGTTATGCTGTTATTATGTCCATGTCAAACTTCACATCAGTGATCTATTAAATTGAGTTGCTTTGTTGGGATTCAATTATGACCGAAATCATAAGTGTCTCTACGAGCAGCTAGAATTACCCAATCAAGTAGCCTAGTGGTgcctaataataaaatagcGTACTGATATAAACTTACCCAAATTCCTCTCAAACCCCACAGTCTGAAGAACTCGCTGTTCAAAGCTTATCAATGAACGTCTCAAAAAACAGATAAACCCCGCCACACTCATTTTCATCTCCCCTACCTACCCCCCGACTAAAGTTAAAGCATGTCAGGGTCACACATGCACTGCGACTGCGCAGATATTATGGATTATGGGAACATTTACAGAGAACTCTGGGAAAAGTAGTTTACTTGCGCTGCCGTGATTTCCCGTAACACGTGTTCTCTAGAAGTAAAAACGAATTTACTTTATTCAAGTTATTTGTCTCATACTAAATCGATTATATGATTACACTTATAATAGCTGTCCATTCTATGTAATTTGTATGCTCGCATATTACCTGGAACAAATGCTGGGAATTgtagttttttctttgtttggcgAAATAATAATTATCCCAGAATGCACCGCGAGACGTTGTTTCAGCCAATCACGCTGCATGTCTGTGCTGCGTGAGTTCCCCCGGCAAGTGAGCGAAAATGGCAGAAAGAGGCTATAGTTTCTCCCTCACAACATTCAGGTAAATTTGACCATTCTTTTCCGTATTgtcaaactaaaaataaaatgttgctttttaaaataatttgcaacGCTACGTTAATTATTTTTAGTTGTATAGGTGATATTCGGGGTGTTTAGGATGAGGTATAATCCTACATAGTTGCAGAGTCACTGTTGGCCTATAGTGTCcgttttcttattcttttttcttttctttaaaataagcagtgtgCTGTACCGTAGTTTGAATACTTACattgtttgcttttaattacaaatgtgttATAGACATCCCATTTGAccatttgaatttaatttacaGGTAGATGCATCATCGTTTTGTATTTAGTACAGTGTATGGCCGTATGCTGGGACGTGAAGCACTTTCACTTTCAATTCATTTTTATGTCTTGGTGTATGTTTAGagattattacattttcaacCGTTTCCACAATCTTTCAACTAAACTTATCAAACACGTGGAACAAGTTCAAGTTAACCACAGAACTGTAACTTTCGTAAGTCTTGTATTTCTCTGTTATTGACATGACATATCATGGGTAGCTAGATCTCTCCTGATGTGTAGCagtcaatttctgtaataagaCCGTCATCTACGTCAATGATTGTAATTGCATCAAAAAAAGATGGTGTTTATATTGAAAATGTGGATTTGCAATGTCATGCATCTCACCCAACAGCTTAATCATAGTGTTGATCCTCTTCATAAGGGTCCCCTCTATGAGAGTAACTGTTCACTTCATTTTTATAGAGATTCGTTAAAAAATACTGAGCTATATATGCTAagtagacatttttttttacttaaatatTTTGGCTGATGCCATTGAAGAATGTATAACTATTGAACTACTTATTAACTACTGCATTTTTAGAGGAAATcgttataaatacaatgtaatacCCTCACGCAAAGTAGCACAGCTGGGATTTTTACATAAATGAActaattgatttttatttcgtTAGTATTTACTGTGAACATTGTGTGGTGTCTTAATGTAAAATGCCCACAGAAAATTAAAAGTAGAGTATTCAGagtttaaattaaactgaatactttatttatattgtgCATGGATTTAATCAGAGAAGTACTACACTAATGATCACACTTCTGAATGATTAGTTCTTCcacttatgtttttaattatgttacTGCATATTATTGGTAATCCCTAAATATGAACTATTCTAACTGAAATACAAGGCAGGACTCTGAATGCACGTAACTTTAATAACCTATATTTCTTAACTCCCTTTTTTAAAACAGTCATGTATTTTCACAATTTATTAAGACTTCATTCCCCTTCAACAGACTTATTTTACTAAACTGATCTTTCTCTTCTGCAGCCCTTCAGGCAAGCTTGTCCAGATTGAATATGCCCTGGCAGCTGTAGCCGCCGGAGCCCCCTCTGTTGGAATTAAAGGTAATCTAATGAACAATGATACACCCTTGAAATAAAACTAGAAATCATGTGTTTGTTTGACATGCATGAGTGGAAATTTAAATGTCATATATTTAAGTTCTCTTTGTGGAATGTCTCTCTAATCCAAACACTTgtggcagttttgtttttacatatcCTTATCTTTTAATGAGTAAATATTTAAAGCATTATTTAGGTTTGCTGTATTTAGCAAAATACGATATTTCAAGTTCTTCAGAGTATGCAGTGCACAGATATGggtgaatatttttttatttgaattatgaGGACATGCTCTTTGATTTCATTCAGCTGCAAATGGAGTTGTGTTGGCC contains:
- the mrpl32 gene encoding large ribosomal subunit protein bL32m, translated to MKMSVAGFICFLRRSLISFEQRVLQTVGFERNLVPALAVQGPCLLPQPKSTLEQDEVPSFLDNIFWMAAPKKRRTIEVNRCRRRNPANLIPIKTNIVPCPECGHLKLKHVLCGFCYERVRRETALIRGQIQAMEEKPFNSPHVETVVLYENEKPSEVDEGKRIVETKRKRPSWFTQY